The sequence CCGCCAATTTCGCGCCGTTCGACTGCTCCGGCATCTATTGGAACAACGCCGCCCCGCTGCCGCAGCCGGAATCGGAAGTCATAGACAAAGCGACGGCCCTGCTGGCTACGGTCAACAGCCAGCTGCATCCGAGCGGCGCCGATCAGAAGGTCAACCCGCAGTTGGCCAGCGCCATCGAGAAATCCGGCATGATCCTGTTGGATGACTTCTCTGATATCGTTCTGAAAACACAGGATTTGTGTCAGGCAGAAAATGACTGCGTGCGGTTGAAAAACGCCCTGGTCAACCTGGGTAACGCCAAAAACTGGAGCGGCCTGGTGAAACGCGCCAGATCCGGCGCGCTGCAAGGCGTCAACGTGCTGCTGCGCCCGGTGAGTGCCGAATCGCTGGACAGCCTGACCAAAGTGGCCACGTCGTCGTTCATCTTCAATGAAACGCGTCTGGCCGCCGCGGCGCTCAACAGCCCGCCGCCGGGCGGTTTCCTGATCCGCAGCGACGAAGGCCGCCAGTTGGTCAGCCACCCGCAATCCTCGGCGCCGCAGAGCGAATACAACGCCCTCGACCAGTGGAATGAGCTGCAGCGCCTTTCCACTCTGCTGCTGCATACCCCGTTCCAGGCGCAGGGGGTGATCACCAGCCTCAGCGTCGACGCCAACGGCACCCGCCACGTGGCGCTGCACAGCGAACCGGACATGATCACCCTGTGGCGCTACCTCGGTACCAGCCTGCTGTTGCTGGCGGTGGTCATCAGCCTGGGCTATAACGCCTGGCGGCTGGTGCAGCGTCGGCGCATCAATCAGCACCGCGTCGCCGATATCCAGCGTTACTACGACAGCTGCTTCAATCCGCAGCTCAATCCGATGTCGATGCGGCCGATGGCCTGAACCTGGCGTCGGGGCCTCCGCCCTGTCATCTGCTTATGCTACGCTAACGCTATTATTCTCATCTGCGGACCGCCCGTCGGTCCGCCCGTGGAGTTTTTATGGTTCCCGAGTTTGATTGGCCGCAGATCGATACCGTGCTGCTGGATATGGACGGCACCTTGCTGGATCTGGAGTTCGACAGCCACTTTTGGCTTAGCCTGGTGCCGCAGGCGCTGAGCGAAAGGCGCGCCATTCCGTTCGACGAAGCCCGCAATATCATTGAGCGGGAATATCAGGCGGTGCAGCACACCATGAACTGGTATTGCTTCGATTACTGGAGCGAGCGGTTGGATCTGGATATCTACCGCATGACCAGCGAAGTGGGCAGCCGCGCCCGGCTGCGCGAAGACACCGAGCCGTTTTTACAGGCGCTGCGCGACGCCGGCCTGCAAACCATTTTGCTGACCAATGCGCATCCGCACAGCCTGGCGGTGAAAATCGAGCATACCGGCCTCGATCGGCACCTTGATTTATTGTTTTCCACCCACACATTTGGTTATCCGAAAGAAGATCAGCGTCTGTGGCAGGCGGTGCAGCAGCACACCGGATTCAATCCGCAGCGCACGCTGTTCGTCGACGACGGCGAGCCGATCCTCGACGCGGCGCGCGCTTTCGGCATTCGTTACTGCCTGGGCGTGCAAAACCCGGACTCCAGCACGGCGGAAAAAAGCTTCCAGCGCCATCCGTCGATGCGCGACTATCGCCTGCTGATACCGGCGCTGGCCAAGGGGGAAGCATGAAGGAAAAAGCGACGCGCGACGACGCGGTCCGGCTGGACAAGTGGCTGTGGGCCGCACGCTTCTACAAGACCCGCGCGCTGGCGCGCGAAATGATCGACGGCGGCAAGGTGCATTACAACGGCCAGCGCGGCAAGCCGAGCAAGATTGTCGAACTCAACGCCGAGCTCAAGCTGCGGCAGGGTAACGAAGAACGAACCGTGATCGTGCTGGCGCTGAGCAGCCAACGCCGCGGCGCCGGCGAGGCGCAGCAAATGTATCAGGAAACCGAAGCCAGCATCGCCAACCGCGAAAAAATGGCGCTGGCGCGCAAGATGAACGCGTTGACCATGCCGCATCCGGACCGCCGTCCGGACAAAAAGGAGCGGCGCGACCTGATGAAATTTAAATTTGGTGAGCCGGAATAACCCCTCACCGCAATGAGAGAAGATTATGTCCAACCATGACCAATTGCACCGTTACCTGTTTGAAAACTACGCGGTGCGCGGCGAGCTGGTTACCGTCAGCGAAACCTATCAGCAGATCCTGAATAATCACGACTACCCGGCGCCGGTGCAAAAGCTGCTGGGCGAGCTGCTGGTCGCCACCAGTCTGCTGACCGCGACCCTGAAGTTCGACGGCGACATCACCGTGCAGCTGCAGGGCGACGGCCCGCTGAAGCTGGCGGTGATCAACGGCAACAACCGCCAGGAGATGCGCGGCGTTGCGCGCACCCAGGCGCCTATCGCCGACGACAGCACCCTGCATCAGATGATCGGCAACGGCGTCATGGTCATCACCATTTCCCCGACGGAAGGCGAGCGCTATCAGGGCGTGGTCGGCCTGGAAGGTGAAACCCTGGCCGAGTGCCTGGAAGCCTACTTCCGCCAGTCCGAACAGCTGCCAACCCGCCTGTTCATCCGCACCGGCGAAGCGGAAGGCCACGCCGCAGCGGCCGGTATGCTGCTGCAGGTGCTGCCGGCGCAGGACGGCAACCTCGATGATTTCGATCATCTGGTGCAACTGACCAACACGGTAAAAAGCGAAGAGCTGTTCGGCCTGCCGGCCAACGAAGTGCTGTACCGCCTGTATCACCAGGAAGAAGTCACCCTGTACGAACCGCAGGACGTGCAGTTCCGTTGCACCTGTTCACGCCAGCGTTGCGCCGACGCACTGCTGACCCTGCCGACCGACGAAGTGGCGGACATGCTGGAGCAGGACGGCAATATCGACATGCACTGCGACTACTGTGGCAGCCACTATGTCTTTGACCCGGTTGATGTTGCCGCCTTGTATGCGGGTAATACCGGCGAAAGCGACAGGTTGCACTAAGTTATACCCCCTTCGGCGGGCGCGCCCGGCGCCCGCCAACGCCCGCCGTTTGCACGTTTGCTTTTTTCCGTGTGCTATCTCTCAGATCGTAACGAAATACCGCCTAAAACGTTAAATATTTGATACCCATCGCTGTTACGCACCGTTAGATCCCTACAATTGCCGCCAGAAATTCTGTGACCAAGGAGTAGTAACATGCGCGTTAAAGGTATAACCCCTCAGGATCTGGCCGCTTACGGCATTCACGACGTTAGCGAAATCGTTCACAACCCGAGCTATGAACTGCTGTTTAAGGAAGAAACAGACCCATCTCTGGAAGGTTTTGAGCGTGGGGTAGTCACCAAGCTGGGTGCCGTCTCCGTCGATACCGGCATCTTCACCGGCCGCTCGCCGAAAGACAAATACATCGTCCGCGACGACATCACCCGCGATACCGTGTGGTGGGCCGATCAGGGCAAAGGCAAAAACGACAACAAACCCCTCAGCCCGGAAGTGTGGGCCGATCTGAAACACCTGGTCACCGAACAGCTTTCCGGCAAGCGCCTGTTCGTGGTGGATACCTTCTGCGGCGCCAACGCCGACTCGCGCCTGAAAGTGCGCTTCATCACCGAGGTGGCCTGGCAGGCGCACTTCGTGAAAAACATGTTCATCCGCCCGAGCGACGAAGAGCTGGCTGACTTCGAGCCGGACTTCGTGGTGATGAACGGCGCCAAATGCACCAACCCGAACTGGCAGCAGCAAGGCTTGAACTCGGAGAACTTCGTCGCCTTCAACCTGACCGAGCGCATGCAGCTGATCGGCGGCACCTGGTACGGCGGCGAAATGAAGAAAGGCATGTTCTCGATGATGAACTACCTGCTGCCGCTGAAAGGCATCGCCTCAATGCACTGCTCGGCCAACGTGGGCGAGAAAGGCGACGTGGCGGTGTTCTTCGGCCTGTCCGGCACCGGCAAAACCACCCTCTCCACCGATCCTAAGCGTCAGCTGATCGGCGATGACGAGCACGGCTGGGACGACGACGGCGTGTTCAACTTCGAAGGCGGCTGCTACGCCAAGACCATCAAGCTGTCTGAAGAAGCCGAGCCGGACATCTACCACGCCATCAAACGCGACGCGCTGCTGGAAAACGTCACCGTGCTGGCCGACGGCAGCATCGACTTCAACGACGGTTCGAAAACCGAGAATACCCGCGTTTCTTACCCGATCTACCATATCCAGAACATCGTCAAGCCGGTGTCCAAGGCGGGTCACGCCAACAAGGTGATCTTCCTGACCGCCGACGCTTTCGGCGTGCTGCCGCCGGTATCGCGTCTGACCGCCAACCAGACTCAGTACCACTTCCTGTCCGGCTTCACCGCCAAACTGGCCGGCACCGAGCGCGGCGTCACCGAACCGACGCCAACCTTCTCCGCCTGCTTCGGCGCCGCGTTCCTGTCGCTGCACCCGACGCAGTACGCCGAAGTGCTGGTGAAACGCATGCAGGCCGCCGGCGCCCAGGCTTACCTGGTCAACACCGGCTGGAA comes from Serratia sarumanii and encodes:
- the yrfG gene encoding GMP/IMP nucleotidase translates to MVPEFDWPQIDTVLLDMDGTLLDLEFDSHFWLSLVPQALSERRAIPFDEARNIIEREYQAVQHTMNWYCFDYWSERLDLDIYRMTSEVGSRARLREDTEPFLQALRDAGLQTILLTNAHPHSLAVKIEHTGLDRHLDLLFSTHTFGYPKEDQRLWQAVQQHTGFNPQRTLFVDDGEPILDAARAFGIRYCLGVQNPDSSTAEKSFQRHPSMRDYRLLIPALAKGEA
- the hslR gene encoding ribosome-associated heat shock protein Hsp15, which encodes MKEKATRDDAVRLDKWLWAARFYKTRALAREMIDGGKVHYNGQRGKPSKIVELNAELKLRQGNEERTVIVLALSSQRRGAGEAQQMYQETEASIANREKMALARKMNALTMPHPDRRPDKKERRDLMKFKFGEPE
- the hslO gene encoding Hsp33 family molecular chaperone HslO, which translates into the protein MSNHDQLHRYLFENYAVRGELVTVSETYQQILNNHDYPAPVQKLLGELLVATSLLTATLKFDGDITVQLQGDGPLKLAVINGNNRQEMRGVARTQAPIADDSTLHQMIGNGVMVITISPTEGERYQGVVGLEGETLAECLEAYFRQSEQLPTRLFIRTGEAEGHAAAAGMLLQVLPAQDGNLDDFDHLVQLTNTVKSEELFGLPANEVLYRLYHQEEVTLYEPQDVQFRCTCSRQRCADALLTLPTDEVADMLEQDGNIDMHCDYCGSHYVFDPVDVAALYAGNTGESDRLH
- the pckA gene encoding phosphoenolpyruvate carboxykinase (ATP), whose translation is MRVKGITPQDLAAYGIHDVSEIVHNPSYELLFKEETDPSLEGFERGVVTKLGAVSVDTGIFTGRSPKDKYIVRDDITRDTVWWADQGKGKNDNKPLSPEVWADLKHLVTEQLSGKRLFVVDTFCGANADSRLKVRFITEVAWQAHFVKNMFIRPSDEELADFEPDFVVMNGAKCTNPNWQQQGLNSENFVAFNLTERMQLIGGTWYGGEMKKGMFSMMNYLLPLKGIASMHCSANVGEKGDVAVFFGLSGTGKTTLSTDPKRQLIGDDEHGWDDDGVFNFEGGCYAKTIKLSEEAEPDIYHAIKRDALLENVTVLADGSIDFNDGSKTENTRVSYPIYHIQNIVKPVSKAGHANKVIFLTADAFGVLPPVSRLTANQTQYHFLSGFTAKLAGTERGVTEPTPTFSACFGAAFLSLHPTQYAEVLVKRMQAAGAQAYLVNTGWNGTGKRISIKDTRGIIDAILSGEIDKAETVTLPIFDLAMPTALPGVNPEILDPRNTYASLEQWQEKAQDLAERFITNFDKYTDTPAGAALVSAGPKL